The following are encoded together in the Brassica napus cultivar Da-Ae chromosome A9, Da-Ae, whole genome shotgun sequence genome:
- the LOC125578193 gene encoding protein FAR1-RELATED SEQUENCE 5-like, whose protein sequence is MESTHLSGKEIVSANQDESGLQVLGETSFLSQNSDEFLAEKKDATLNDDDALVSDEDASISDFSEEEDISNNENYLQVEDVDALEANNENQKNMSSSNGKYKIVSFEPNHNHDLVKTPMKHLLKSNRAIYISQKQHADNADMSGISAKTTVEMMSREVGGRANLSFMDKVLKNYIYRKRMAAMEKRDAGAVLEYFQKKKEDNASFFYSMQLDEDDMITNILWADNRSISDYNLFRDVICFDTTYKTNEFDKPFAPFVGVNHHKQTILFGAALIYDETTEFFEWLFQTFLGAISGK, encoded by the exons ATGGAGAGTACTCATTTAAGTGGTAAAGAAATTGTTTCTGCTAATCAAGATGAATCTGGTTTGCAAGTCTTAGGTGAAACTAGTTTCTTAAGTCAAAATTCAGATGAGTTTTTAGCCGAGAAAAAAGATGCTACACTCAATGATGACGATGCTTTAGTCAGCGATGAAGATGCTTCTATCAGTGATTTCAGTGAAGAAGAGGACATAAGCAACAATGAGAATTATCTTCAGGTTGAAGATGTTGATGCTTTAGAGGCAAACAATGAAAATCAGAAAAACATGAGCTCT AGTAACGGAAAATATAAGATTGTGAGTTTTGAGCCGAATCATAACCATGATTTAGTGAAGACACCTATGAAGCATTTGCTGAAGAGTAACCGAGCAATTTATATCTCTCAAAAACAACATGCTGATAATGCTGATATGTCAGGAATTTCAGCAAAAACAACCGTTGAAATGATGAGCAGAGAAGTTGGAGGGCGAGCAAATCTGAGTTTTATGGATAAAGTCCTGAAAAACTACATATACCGTAAGCGAATGGCAGCAATGGAAAAGAGAGATGCTGGAGCTGTTTTGGAGTactttcagaaaaagaaagaggataATGCATCTTTCTTTTACTCAATGCAACTTGATGAGGACGATATGATCACTAATATCTTATGGGCAGATAATCGGTCAATTAGTGATTACAATCTTTTTAGAGATGTCATTTGCTTTGACACAACTTACAAGACCAACGAATTTGATAAACCGTTTGCTCCATTTGTTGGCGTCAATCATCATAAGCAGACTATTTTGTTTGGTGCTGCTCTCATATATGATGAAACCACAGAGTTTTTTGAGTGGCTTTTTCAGACTTTTCTTGGAGCAATTTCTGGAAAATAA
- the LOC106363539 gene encoding LOW QUALITY PROTEIN: receptor-like protein 47 (The sequence of the model RefSeq protein was modified relative to this genomic sequence to represent the inferred CDS: inserted 2 bases in 1 codon) has product MHSLRKMIVWSSFLVFSLSYSILAFASSPAKHLCRPDQRDALWEFKSEFHFSGMAPNEKTQRWLNNTDCCFWDGVSCDLKTGNVIDLDLCGSSLNGSLLSNSGVFKLQHLQSLNLSSNNLAGFLPDSIGNLKHLTVLQLYGCGFFGNIPSSIGNLSYLTHLDLQGNGFTGELPESMGKLNRLTKLLLSTSKLSGNFHHALLNLTELTWIDLRSNNLEGNLPSNMSSFSKLVXTLMSVKFIFRIKGRVPDWLWMSELVYVDISKNALTGFDGPKDAIQTSPLEMLDISSNAFQDPFPLLPNSTRFFSASDNQFSGEIPTTICGLVSLDTLLLSNNGFIGSIPRCFKSFNTMLSLLHLRNNNLSGKFPEESISVGLISLDVSGNQISGELPRSLMNCTRLEFLNVEDNMFNDTFPSWLSLLPDLQFLVIRSNEFHGPIYSLSFPRLRIFDISKNIFTGVMPLDYFANWSAMSSVAYVTDNKQERFMGFSFSNYHKSVVLAIKGSEMELLGSGFRMYKTIDVSGNRLEGDIPQSIGLLKGLIVLNMSNNAFTGHIPPSISNLTNLQSLDLSENRLSGNIPPELGKLSFLALMNFSNNMLEGPIPRGTQIQSQNSSSFAENPGLCGAPLQETCGSGGEEVYEIVKEENDQVLSWIAVAIAYVPAVFCGLTIGHILTLYKPYWFMRIFHSFA; this is encoded by the exons ATGCATTCTCTGAGGAAGATGATAGTATGGAGCTCGTTTTTAGTCTTTTCACTATCTTACTCAATACTTGCTTTCGCTTCTTCTCCTGCTAAGCACTTGTGTCGTCCAGACCAGAGGGATGCTCTCTGGGAGTTCAAGAGTGAGTTTCACTTCAGTGGGATGGCCCCTAACGAGAAGACACAGAGGTGGCTAAACAACACTGATTGTTGTTTCTGGGATGGTGTCTCTTGTGATCTCAAGACAGGGAACGTCATCGATTTAGATCTCTGCGGCAGTTCTCTCAACGGCTCTTTGCTATCAAACAGCGGTGTGTTTAAACTACAACATCTTCAGAGCCTTAATCTCAGCTCCAATAATCTCGCGGGTTTTCTACCGGACTCCATCGGCAACCTCAAACACTTGACGGTCTTACAACTCTACGGATGTGGTTTCTTCGGGAATATTCCTTCTTCTATAGGAAACCTTTCTTATCTCACTCATCTTGATCTTCAAGGCAATGGTTTCACCGGTGAGCTACCAGAATCTATGGGCAAACTAAACCGACTAACAAAGCTGCTACTCTCGACGAGCAAGCTCAGTGGGAACTTTCACCATGCACTACTCAACTTAACCGAGCTTACGTGGATCGACCTACGTTCTAACAATTTAGAAGGTAACCTCCCATCTAACATGAGTAGCTTCTCCAAACTGGT CACTTTGATGTCGGTCAAATTCATTTTCCGGATCAAAGGGCGAGTACCGGATTGGTTATGGATGTCAGAGCTGGTGTACGTTGACATTTCGAAGAATGCTCTAACCGGCTTTGACGGACCAAAAGATGCTATTCAGACAAGTCCATTAGAAATGCTCGATATAAGTTCAAACGCTTTTCAAGATCCATTTCCTTTGTTACCAAACTCTACTAGGTTCTTTTCAGCCTCTGATAATCAATTTTCGGGAGAGATTCCGACGACGATCTGCGGATTGGTTTCTCTCGACACGCTTCTTTTGAGCAACAACGGATTCATCGGCTCTATACCTCGGTGTTTCAAGAGTTTCAACACTATGCTTTCGCTCTTGCATCTCCGGAACAACAACCTCTCTGGTAAGTTTCCTGAGGAATCTATCAGCGTGGGATTGATTTCACTTGATGTCAGTGGCAATCAGATATCAGGAGAGCTTCCCAGGTCTTTGATGAACTGCACTCGCCTCGAGTTTCTCAACGTTGAAGACAACATGTTCAACGACACTTTTCCTTCTTGGTTGAGTTTGTTGCCTGATTTGCAGTTTCTTGTTATTCGTTCTAACGAGTTCCACGGGCCAATATATTCTCTGAGTTTCCCCAGGCTTCGAATCTTCGATATTTCGAAAAATATCTTCACTGGAGTCATGCCGTTGGATTACTTTGCTAACTGGAGTGCAATGTCTTCAGTTGCATACGTTACAGATAACAAACAAGAGAGGTTTATGGGATTTAGCTTTTCGAACTATCACAAGTCGGTGGTTCTAGCAATCAAAGGTTCGGAGATGGAGTTGCTTGGGAGTGGTTTCAGAATGTACAAAACCATCGATGTCTCCGGAAACCGACTGGAAGGAGATATTCCTCAATCCATCGGTTTGCTGAAGGGACTGATTGTGCTCAACATGTCAAACAACGCTTTCACTGGCCATATTCCACCATCTATATCAAACTTGACCAATCTCCAATCACTAGATCTGTCCGAAAACAGATTATCTGGTAATATACCGCCAGAGCTTGGTAAACTCTCGTTTCTAGCGTTGATGAACTTCTCCAACAACATGCTCGAAGGTCCAATACCACGAGGCACTCAGATTCAAAGCCAGAATAGTTCCTCATTCGCGGAGAATCCTGGCCTATGCGGTGCTCCTCTTCAAGAAACATGCGGTAGTGGAGGAGAAGAAGTATATGAAATAGTAAAGGAAGAAAATGATCAAGTGTTGAGCTGGATTGCTGTTGCAATAGCCTATGTACCAGCTGTTTTCTGTGGACTCACCATTGGCCACATTCTGACTTTATATAAACCTTACTGGTTCATGAGGATTTTTCACTCTTTTGCTTAA
- the LOC125578448 gene encoding uncharacterized protein LOC125578448 encodes MSSNGKSAFSGDSRSEKPKDGEAGDFSGPIKPIGTHDVSSGLSIGNPHSKKAKGDALVSSPSLTKPSGNRGVSSGVSIGSPNSKNPSGPIIQTTKTSVSSGVRSKAAVSSGVRGKAIVSANVGRVMSFKDVKFGAHEGELRFRLIHFWEARNVRTKLLIGLEMLLIDQEETIIQGFIPAGRMDTYLPHMRAGGIYRLHNFFGSNNKTLYRVSEPSVTITFSSTSVLSDLEDSSVCFPEDRFRFYGYEEFNAACDLKGDLYDYVGHIKLVNGQVLNDSLVVDEAEIASTRRVLLHVQTHDGPVMKMYLWDKAASDFGERFKASGGTASVILVTTLNPKRYGGALCLSSMVSSRIFMDSDVQATQDYLNWLNSNLDVAKRVDADVVTKTETVTIGELFSYMKQADAKVAWFECIATIGDVVHGSGWYYIGCGGCHTKATKGPTTLMCKKCGKSDIVGVAQYLAKISVYDNNDQAVFVLLGDSGHELSGKKASELVESYFEANEDEGSDHLVPVPQALIDTIGQTRKFIVKVSTHNLTGKTQTLTVTKVLTPEDPDIGVNLEESDGERVKRAAEKIEGEEPKRAKCG; translated from the exons ATGAGTTCCAACGGAAAATCTGCGTTCTCTGGTGATTCCCGCTCGGAGAAACCAAAAGACGGTGAGGCTGGCGACTTTTCCGGTCCGATCAAGCCTATCGGCACACACGATGTCTCTTCCGGCCTCTCAATCGGCAATCCCCACTCGAAGAAAGCCAAAGGCGATGCTTTGGTATCCTCTCCAAGTCTGACCAAACCCAGCGGCAATAGAGGTGTCTCTTCCGGCGTCTCGATCGGCTCACCTAATTCGAAGAATCCCAGTG GTCCGATCATTCAGACCACGAAGACCAGTGTCTCTTCAGGCGTAAGAAGCAAAGCTGCTGTCTCCTCTGGCGTCAGGGGAAAAGCTATTGTCTCCGCCAACGTTGGGAGAGTGATGTCTTTCAAAGATGTGAAATTTGGAGCTCATGAAGGCGAGTTGAGGTTTCGGTTGATCCACTTTTGGGAAGCTCGCAATGTTCGGACGAAGTTGCTTATCGGTCTCGAAATGCTTCTCATCGACCAAGAG GAAACTATTATTCAGGGCTTCATCCCAGCTGGGAGGATGGACACTTATTTGCCACACATGAGAGCTGGTGGCATTTACAGGCTCCATAATTTTTTCGGGTCTAATAACAAGACATTGTATCGGGTATCCGAGCCAAGTGTCACCATCACCTTCTCATCGACCTCTGTCCTCTCTGATCTAGAGGACAGTTCGGTTTGTTTCCCTGAGGACCGTTTCCGATTCTATGGATATGAGGAGTTCAATGCTGCCTGCGACTTGAAAGGGGATCTTTATG atTATGTTGGCCACATCAAACTTGTGAATGGGCAGGTCCTCAATGACAGTCTCGTGGTAGATGAAGCCGAGATAGCTTCAACCCGACGAGTTTTGCTTCATGTTCAAACACATGA TGGTCCGGTGATGAAGATGTACCTCTGGGACAAGGCTGCTTCAGACTTTGGTGAAAGATTCAAGGCGTCTGGAGGAACTGCGAGTGTTATCTTAGTCACCACCTTAAACCCGAAACGATATGGAG GTGCCCTATGTCTCTCTTCTATGGTGTCGTCAAGGATATTTATGGACAGTGATGTTCAAGCAACCCAAGATTATCTCAATTG GTTGAACTCGAACTTGGATGTTGCTAAGAGAGTTGATGCAGACGTTGTCACTAAGACTGAGACAGTGACCATAGGCGAGCTCTTTTCTTATATGAAGCAGGCAGATGCTAAG GTTGCTTGGTTTGAGTGCATAGCCACCATTGGTGATGTTGTACATGGTTCGGGATGGTATTACATAGGCTGTGGTGGGTGCCACACAAAGGCAACCAAAGGGCCTACCACCCTTATGTGTAAAAAGTGTGGGAAGAGTGATATTGTTGGTGTTGCACA GTACCTAGCCAAGATATCTGTGTACGACAATAATGACCAGGCGGTTTTTGTGCTCCTTGGTGACTCTGGTCATGAGCTGTCTGGGAAGAAGgcttctgagttggttgagagttATTTCGAG GCCAACGAGGATGAAGGATCTGATCACTTGGTTCCGGTCCCTCAAGCTCTGATTGATACCATAGGCCAGACTCGCAAGTTCATTGTGAAGGTATCAACCCACAATTTGACTGGCAAGACCCAAACTTTGACTGTGACAAAGGTGCTCACTCCAGAAGATCCAGATATTGGAGTCAATTTAGAAGAATCCGATGGTGAGAGGGTGAAAAGGGCTGCTGAAAAGATTGAGGGAGAAGAGCCTAAGAGAGCCAAATGTGGCTAA
- the LOC106368126 gene encoding uncharacterized protein LOC106368126, protein MGLISKEEVSKTRRYSSSLWRGVKTIFVLFTMLLSFILFSAPIFLAVADAILPSAILSSSSSLLRLSPATVSSHLSNYDFRYSLIDIPIISIIRSAIILCVYGLCDGPKLSRGPYLTITMFCSISSLIYVSCKAAFVFGEPVIGGGSFRTEEVALFVCSSVLAIGHIVVAYRTSCRERRKLLVFKIDIESVSACKNVFPRYQKILLQERLK, encoded by the exons ATGGGTCTGATTAGCAAAGAAGAAGTTAGCAAGACCAGAAGATATTCATCTTCTCTATGGAGAGGAGTCAAGACTATCTTCGTTCTCTTCACTATGCTCCTCTCTTTCATCCTCTTCTCTGCTCCTATCTTCCTCGCCGTCGCAGACGCCATCCTCCCCTCCGCCatcctctcctcctcctcctctctcctaCGCCTTTCTCCGGCGACTGTTTCTTCTCATCTAAGCAACTACGACTTCAGATACTCCCTCATCGATATTCCTATCATCTCCATCATTAGATCTGCCATTATACTAT GTGTTTATGGGCTATGTGACGGACCAAAGTTATCAAGAGGTCCGTATCTGACAATAACGATGTTCTGCTCGATATCTTCGTTGATCTACGTGTCTTGTAAGGCAGCGTTTGTGTTTGGTGAGCCAGTGATCGGAGGAGGAAGTTTCAGAACAGAGGAAGTGGCTCTGTTTGTGTGTTCGTCGGTCTTAGCCATCGGTCATATCGTTGTGGCGTATAGAACAAGTtgtagagagagaagaaagcTACTAGTCTTCAAGATCGACATCGAATCC GTTTCAgcttgtaagaatgtgtttcctcGATACCAGAAGATCCTCCTACAAGAGAGACTCAAATAG